The following coding sequences are from one Octopus bimaculoides isolate UCB-OBI-ISO-001 chromosome 3, ASM119413v2, whole genome shotgun sequence window:
- the LOC106880790 gene encoding E2F-associated phosphoprotein has protein sequence MFNCTDDEDYLDLDFDDNSEGNSSESSDDDISIVVRQADNRCKRTTFSKVKPKSILEQDSSDFEDEMEYELSQNLESLKRNLSSSEPQRHLHAAGSEPTTSVTTSVASTSGDGNDGGENNKFYNDIYFDSDEEDTSTENKSKKKKHHRVMSNDELFYDPTMDAKDQLWMDERRRNPHKKFVKFMPPPGSKTKTTKTDRPKLTPKTKAGAGKKSVRFNLADGTEKPTKHKSSKTPKRPTSDALLDCPACMTTICVDCQRHERYPNQYRAMFVMNCSVDYSENLTYPNSNKNSEKMKQSSEKTKEVYHPVYCNECRTQVAVYDKEEIYHFFNVISSYG, from the coding sequence ATGTTTAATTGTACAGACGATGAAGACTATCTTGATTTGGATTTCGATGATAACAGTGAAGGGAATTCTTCCGAAAGTTCTGATGATGATATTAGTATTGTTGTGAGACAAGCAGATAATCGCTGTAAGAGAACAACTTTCTCCAAAGTCAAACCAAAATCCATTTTGGAACAGGACAGCAGCGATTTCGAAGATGAAATGGAATACGAGCTCTCACAGAACCTCGAATCACTCAAGCGAAACCTCAGTTCTTCTGAACCTCAAAGACACCTACATGCAGCTGGAAGCGAACCCACCACAAGCGTCACTACGTCAGTCGCTTCTAcaagtggtgatggtaatgatggcggTGAAAATAATAAGTTCTACAACGATATTTATTTTGATTCCGATGAAGAAGATACTTCcactgaaaacaaaagcaaaaagaaaaagcatcACAGAGTCATGTCTAACGACGAACTCTTCTATGATCCAACAATGGATGCAAAAGACCAATTATGGATGGACGAACGAAGGCGCAACCCACACAAAAAGTTTGTCAAATTCATGCCACCTCCAGGTTccaaaacaaaaactacaaagaCCGACAGACCAAAACTCACGCCTAAGACTAAAGCAGGCGCAGGTAAGAAATCAGTTCGGTTTAATTTGGCCGATGGCACCGAAAAACCTACAAAGCACAAATCTTCCAAGACACCTAAGAGACCAACTTCCGACGCCTTGTTAGACTGTCCTGCATGTATGACAACAATCTGTGTTGATTGTCAAAGACACGAGCGATACCCTAATCAGTACCGTGCTATGTTTGTTATGAACTGTTCTGTGGATTATTCCGAAAATTTAACTTACCCAAATTCCAATAAAAActcggagaaaatgaaacaatcttCAGAAAAAACGAAAGAAGTTTATCATCCGGTTTATTGTAATGAATGTAGAACTCAAG